One part of the Luteolibacter rhizosphaerae genome encodes these proteins:
- a CDS encoding glycosyltransferase family 2 protein yields the protein MQLLILTPTRNRLGYLRENVESVRMSSLDPLDIQLWQALHDCGSDDGTAEWLASQRDDPRLQITLSAHAMPPGLARNIAAASAPGDFIMPLDDDDLLLQRSAHHFVHALTTSEAEWAVSDFLSIDHEGRYIPGKDYYAWRFGTAEEMLQAIFSGRHYIQGNVCFSRQLFERAGAYAEDMTTAEDLELYTRFILEAGLPVYVPMVSHLHRLHDRNISREVDKDRYNRDMTEIYERHRSKLEARGIRLELIP from the coding sequence TTGCAACTTCTCATCCTCACCCCCACCCGGAACCGCCTTGGCTACCTGCGCGAGAATGTCGAAAGCGTCCGCATGAGCAGCTTGGACCCGCTGGATATCCAGCTATGGCAAGCCCTCCACGACTGCGGCTCGGACGATGGCACCGCCGAGTGGCTGGCCTCGCAGCGGGATGATCCGCGCTTGCAGATCACGCTCTCCGCCCATGCCATGCCACCCGGCCTAGCCCGCAATATCGCGGCAGCCTCGGCTCCCGGTGACTTCATCATGCCGCTGGATGACGATGATTTACTGCTGCAGCGCAGCGCGCATCACTTCGTCCACGCCCTCACCACCTCGGAGGCGGAGTGGGCGGTGAGCGACTTCCTCTCGATCGACCATGAGGGCCGCTACATCCCGGGCAAGGACTACTACGCATGGCGCTTCGGCACGGCGGAGGAAATGCTGCAGGCGATCTTCTCGGGACGGCACTATATCCAAGGGAATGTCTGTTTCAGCCGCCAGCTCTTCGAGCGGGCGGGCGCCTATGCGGAGGACATGACGACCGCGGAGGATCTGGAGCTCTACACGCGCTTCATCCTCGAGGCGGGCCTGCCCGTCTATGTCCCCATGGTCAGCCATCTCCACCGCCTGCACGACCGGAACATCTCGCGGGAGGTAGACAAGGACCGCTACAACCGCGACATGACGGAAATCTACGAGAGACATCGTAGCAAGCTGGAAGCGCGGGGCATTCGCTTGGAGCTGATTCCATGA
- a CDS encoding glutathione S-transferase family protein has product MAQFPDESKDGAFERQEDAFRRIVGKDEDLPAIPGRYHLYVSLACPWAHRTLIVRSLLGLKDAIGISIADPVRDERGWAFHEGAGHGPDEAEGFRFLMEAYRASDPTFDGRVTVPVLWDRLEKRIVNNSEDDICRMFQDSFAGPEAPNLFPAQLAAEQEALSRYLYENVNNGVYEAGFATRQDVYEMAARQVFAALDELEKRLQGSKYLLGEVPVESDWRLFCTLVRFDAVYHGHFKCNLRRILDYPALSRHLNDLHGLPGIAETVNLDHIKRHYYVTHDDINPTRIVPVGPAVVFAG; this is encoded by the coding sequence ATGGCTCAGTTTCCGGACGAATCGAAAGACGGTGCCTTCGAGCGGCAGGAGGATGCCTTCCGGCGCATCGTGGGAAAGGACGAGGATCTCCCGGCGATTCCCGGGCGCTACCATCTTTACGTCTCGCTGGCCTGCCCTTGGGCTCATCGCACGCTGATCGTTCGCTCGCTGCTAGGGCTGAAGGACGCGATCGGCATCAGCATCGCCGACCCGGTGCGGGACGAGCGCGGCTGGGCCTTCCATGAGGGCGCGGGACACGGCCCCGATGAGGCCGAGGGATTCCGCTTCCTGATGGAGGCCTACCGTGCGAGCGATCCGACTTTCGACGGCCGCGTGACCGTGCCGGTGCTGTGGGATCGGCTGGAGAAGCGGATCGTGAACAACTCTGAGGACGACATCTGCCGGATGTTCCAAGACTCCTTCGCCGGACCGGAGGCTCCGAATCTTTTTCCCGCCCAGCTCGCCGCGGAGCAGGAAGCGCTGAGCCGCTATCTCTACGAGAACGTGAACAACGGCGTGTATGAGGCGGGCTTCGCGACGCGGCAGGACGTGTACGAAATGGCGGCCCGTCAGGTTTTCGCCGCACTGGATGAACTGGAGAAGCGGCTGCAAGGATCCAAGTATCTGCTCGGCGAGGTGCCGGTGGAGAGCGACTGGCGGCTATTCTGCACGCTGGTCCGCTTCGACGCGGTGTATCACGGCCACTTCAAGTGCAACCTGCGGCGGATCCTCGACTACCCCGCACTGAGCCGACACCTGAACGATCTCCACGGACTGCCGGGCATCGCGGAAACGGTGAATCTCGACCACATCAAGCGGCACTACTACGTGACGCATGACGACATCAACCCGACGCGGATCGTGCCGGTGGGCCCGGCGGTGGTGTTTGCGGGATGA
- a CDS encoding prepilin peptidase, whose product MPFIRLNAFTLIYPSLAHSIWFLPAFLIGACIGSFLNVVIYRVPLGLSVNEPKRSFCPKCKAEIPMRLNVPLVSWLWLRGKCANCRAPISFRYFGVELLTGLLFAAIWWFLRGNLESLSNPSLQLATLLPLWVMVALFVSITFIDAEHMVIPLSLTWAGTVAGLVAAALWPQLPDLAEWATAGRMRPDWLAGIKQSVIGWIIGFCGLWVVVRLGKMAFGNKKMEFTEPVAWRLIEPEGDEDPILFEIGEEKIAWWDIFYRKTDRLIIECSELRLNDAEVKTGTLTIREDGIELPDGRKLGIEEVKALDGKSAKAVIPREAMGFGDVHLMGSIGAFFGWTGVFFSIFAASLLAILAAVLGRIGFGRPLPFGPFLILGSFVWLFGGWRVAQWYFENLVGM is encoded by the coding sequence ATGCCTTTCATCCGCTTGAATGCGTTCACCTTGATCTACCCTTCTCTGGCACATTCCATCTGGTTCCTGCCTGCCTTCCTGATCGGGGCATGCATCGGGTCCTTCCTGAACGTGGTGATCTATCGGGTTCCGCTCGGGCTCTCCGTGAACGAGCCGAAACGGTCTTTCTGCCCGAAGTGCAAGGCGGAGATCCCGATGCGGCTGAATGTCCCGCTGGTCAGCTGGCTCTGGCTGCGGGGGAAGTGCGCGAACTGCCGGGCTCCGATCTCCTTTCGCTACTTCGGCGTGGAGTTGCTTACCGGCCTGCTTTTCGCGGCGATCTGGTGGTTCCTGCGGGGCAATCTGGAATCCCTGAGCAACCCGAGCCTGCAATTGGCCACCCTGCTACCGCTGTGGGTCATGGTCGCGCTTTTCGTTTCGATCACCTTCATCGACGCCGAGCACATGGTGATCCCGCTGTCGCTCACCTGGGCCGGGACCGTCGCGGGCTTGGTGGCAGCCGCGCTTTGGCCGCAGCTTCCGGATCTCGCGGAGTGGGCCACGGCGGGCCGGATGCGGCCGGACTGGTTGGCGGGCATCAAGCAATCGGTGATCGGTTGGATCATCGGTTTCTGCGGGCTTTGGGTCGTCGTCCGCCTTGGCAAGATGGCCTTCGGCAACAAGAAGATGGAGTTCACGGAACCCGTCGCCTGGCGCTTGATCGAGCCGGAGGGTGATGAGGATCCGATCCTCTTCGAGATCGGCGAGGAGAAGATCGCCTGGTGGGATATCTTCTACCGCAAGACCGATCGTCTGATCATCGAGTGCAGCGAGCTGCGGCTGAATGACGCGGAAGTGAAGACCGGCACGCTGACGATTCGCGAGGACGGCATCGAACTGCCGGACGGCCGCAAGCTCGGCATCGAGGAGGTGAAGGCGCTCGACGGGAAGTCCGCCAAGGCGGTGATCCCGCGCGAGGCGATGGGCTTCGGCGATGTCCACCTGATGGGGTCGATCGGCGCTTTCTTCGGCTGGACGGGCGTGTTCTTCAGCATCTTTGCCGCTTCGCTGCTGGCGATCCTCGCCGCGGTGCTGGGCCGGATCGGTTTCGGCCGGCCCTTGCCCTTCGGACCCTTCCTGATCCTCGGCTCCTTCGTCTGGCTCTTCGGCGGCTGGCGGGTAGCGCAGTGGTATTTCGAGAATCTGGTGGGGATGTGA
- a CDS encoding heat shock 70 family protein has protein sequence MRLLDDLLTSYRGAGVIGTCLAFFILVSMVGLSLFAFDPSLNGMWESGSAMVARQQREIGVLSRQVEQAQEKYDVYRESKKFRDAVKANTLRQESTDTRLKEVDEQIAKLDAKRAALKESHEGYVAAYRKQARGQAKGEILPTIVTKDGRTLENPQVVEVNPAGIQLRYANGIVRVSAKDLPEEMWERFQFDDEEMAAFIDREENLAENYEKGVEKALAEGKEDKLKEKKALHEAKIQQLEGDIAALKDRVRVAAQQYARLRPNPTGNYRTLVSLIRQVDSDEKAIRKAELELARLKALRVH, from the coding sequence ATGAGACTCCTCGATGACCTGCTCACCAGTTATCGCGGTGCCGGCGTGATCGGCACCTGCCTGGCCTTCTTCATCCTCGTGTCGATGGTCGGGCTCTCCCTGTTCGCCTTCGATCCCAGCCTGAATGGCATGTGGGAATCCGGCAGCGCCATGGTCGCCCGCCAGCAGCGGGAGATCGGCGTGCTGAGCCGGCAGGTCGAGCAAGCACAGGAGAAGTACGATGTTTATCGTGAGTCGAAGAAATTCCGCGACGCGGTGAAGGCGAACACGCTGCGCCAGGAATCCACCGACACGCGTCTCAAGGAAGTGGACGAGCAGATCGCGAAGCTCGATGCCAAACGCGCCGCGCTGAAGGAGAGCCATGAGGGCTATGTCGCCGCCTATCGCAAGCAGGCACGCGGACAGGCCAAGGGCGAGATCCTGCCCACGATCGTCACCAAGGACGGCCGCACCCTGGAGAATCCCCAGGTGGTGGAGGTGAACCCCGCGGGCATCCAGCTCCGCTATGCGAATGGGATCGTCCGCGTCTCCGCGAAGGATCTGCCGGAGGAAATGTGGGAGCGCTTCCAGTTCGACGATGAGGAGATGGCCGCCTTCATCGATCGCGAGGAGAACCTCGCCGAGAACTACGAAAAGGGTGTCGAGAAGGCGCTGGCGGAAGGCAAGGAAGATAAGCTCAAGGAAAAGAAAGCCCTGCACGAAGCGAAGATCCAGCAGCTCGAAGGCGACATCGCCGCGCTCAAGGATCGCGTGCGGGTCGCCGCCCAGCAGTATGCCCGGCTCCGCCCGAACCCCACCGGGAACTACCGCACGCTCGTCTCGCTCATCCGCCAGGTGGACAGCGATGAGAAAGCCATCCGCAAGGCCGAGCTGGAGCTCGCGCGCCTCAAGGCGCTGCGGGTGCATTAA
- a CDS encoding CCA tRNA nucleotidyltransferase — translation MPTARQTATDFARRLKKAGHVAYFAGGCVRDGLRGKEPKDYDIATSATPAQVTKLFPGSNEVGAHFGVVIAKQHGTTVEIATFRTDGSYKDGRRPDTVTFSTPEEDAQRRDFTINGLFEDPDSGEVIDFVGGQADLAAGVLRAIGNPADRFAEDSLRLLRAVRFATTLGFEIEPGTWQAMKDHAAGLLRISPERIRDEFSRIIMLPARRRGLELLVDSGLIEHFMPEVLPLIGCDQPPQWHPEGDVYIHTRIMLEMIGDDAPLELCLAVLLHDIAKPPTRTYDVADDRIRFNGHDSLGATMAEEILRRLKYPNHVIEDVAFMVSRHMQFMNVQQMKISKLKRFMAAPTFPQELELHRVDCASSNGFTDNLEYLIAKGEEFAAQPLIPKPLVTGHDLIQMGLRPSPRFSEILEAVQTEQLEGRLTERESALEWVKGLAS, via the coding sequence GTGCCCACCGCCCGCCAGACTGCCACGGACTTTGCCCGCCGCCTGAAAAAGGCCGGGCATGTGGCGTACTTCGCCGGCGGCTGCGTGCGGGATGGCCTGCGCGGCAAGGAGCCGAAGGACTACGACATCGCCACCTCCGCCACCCCGGCGCAGGTCACGAAGCTTTTCCCCGGATCGAACGAGGTCGGTGCGCACTTCGGCGTGGTGATCGCCAAGCAACACGGCACCACCGTGGAGATCGCCACCTTCCGGACGGACGGCTCCTACAAGGACGGACGGCGGCCGGACACGGTGACCTTCTCCACGCCGGAGGAGGACGCGCAGCGCCGCGATTTCACCATCAATGGGCTTTTCGAGGATCCGGACAGCGGCGAGGTGATCGACTTCGTGGGCGGGCAGGCCGACCTGGCGGCTGGCGTGCTCCGCGCGATCGGGAACCCGGCCGACCGCTTCGCGGAGGATTCGCTGCGGCTGCTGCGGGCGGTGCGCTTCGCGACCACGCTGGGCTTCGAGATCGAGCCCGGCACTTGGCAGGCGATGAAGGATCACGCGGCCGGGCTGCTGCGCATTTCCCCGGAACGCATCCGCGATGAGTTCTCCCGCATCATCATGCTGCCGGCGCGGCGGCGCGGGCTGGAGCTGCTGGTGGATTCCGGGCTGATCGAGCACTTCATGCCGGAGGTGCTACCGCTGATCGGCTGCGACCAACCGCCGCAGTGGCACCCGGAGGGCGACGTCTATATCCACACGCGGATCATGCTAGAGATGATCGGCGACGATGCACCGCTGGAGCTCTGCCTAGCCGTGCTGCTGCACGACATCGCCAAGCCGCCGACGCGCACCTACGACGTGGCGGACGACCGGATCCGCTTCAACGGCCACGACTCGCTGGGGGCGACGATGGCGGAGGAGATCCTGCGCCGCCTGAAGTATCCGAACCATGTCATCGAGGATGTGGCCTTCATGGTCTCCCGGCACATGCAGTTCATGAACGTGCAGCAGATGAAGATCTCCAAGCTGAAGCGCTTCATGGCGGCTCCGACCTTTCCCCAGGAGCTGGAGCTGCATCGGGTGGACTGCGCTTCCTCGAACGGCTTCACCGACAATTTGGAATATCTCATCGCGAAGGGTGAGGAATTCGCCGCCCAGCCGCTGATCCCGAAGCCGCTGGTGACGGGGCACGACCTGATCCAGATGGGCCTCCGGCCGAGCCCGCGCTTCAGCGAGATCCTGGAAGCGGTGCAGACCGAGCAGCTTGAGGGCAGGCTGACGGAGCGGGAGAGCGCGCTTGAGTGGGTGAAGGGACTCGCCAGTTGA
- a CDS encoding Lrp/AsnC family transcriptional regulator: MQTVPVEHSDPINAKILAISEDLVSGFQRQPFHVIAEQSGVPLETVLERIKAMLEAGIVRRVRQTLLSTKLAHGALVAWNVPEEKLNAAFDFMAKEDPFSGHVVIRSTDTEVSGSGYRLWTTLKVPVGESLDQHATALLRLTGAVEYLLMPANGVFALGVGHVRRRTLEPGDKADEPAEMMTTATVDLTPEEWEVLLCLKEELTPEEIVANPWDGRAAKLGMSTERFCEVAEGLNAKKVIGRFSTFLEHVKPSSTGERVTRFNGLFHWAVPKGREIEAGAEVGRHFCMTHCYWREGGPQFGDVNIMGVVHGTEKPRVMEHKAAIDRHLESIGIPVSYTNVFWGGRSEIKPSEISPVVYKEWHRKHAAGA; the protein is encoded by the coding sequence ATGCAGACCGTACCCGTCGAACACAGCGACCCGATCAACGCGAAGATCCTGGCCATTTCCGAGGACCTGGTCTCGGGCTTCCAGCGCCAGCCCTTCCATGTGATCGCGGAGCAGAGCGGCGTGCCGCTGGAGACGGTGCTGGAGCGGATCAAGGCGATGCTGGAGGCGGGAATCGTTCGCCGGGTGCGCCAGACCCTGCTTTCCACCAAGCTGGCCCACGGCGCGCTGGTCGCGTGGAATGTGCCGGAGGAAAAACTGAATGCGGCCTTCGATTTCATGGCGAAGGAGGACCCCTTCTCCGGTCACGTGGTGATCCGCTCGACGGACACGGAAGTCTCCGGTTCCGGCTACCGCCTGTGGACCACGCTAAAGGTGCCGGTGGGCGAGTCGCTGGACCAGCACGCCACCGCCCTGCTGCGCCTGACGGGTGCCGTGGAATACCTGCTGATGCCCGCCAACGGCGTCTTCGCGCTCGGCGTGGGTCACGTGCGCCGCCGCACGCTGGAACCCGGCGACAAGGCCGACGAGCCCGCCGAGATGATGACCACCGCGACCGTGGACCTGACCCCGGAGGAGTGGGAGGTGCTGCTCTGCCTGAAGGAGGAACTAACGCCCGAGGAGATCGTGGCGAACCCGTGGGACGGCCGCGCCGCCAAGCTGGGCATGAGCACGGAGCGCTTCTGCGAGGTGGCCGAGGGCCTGAATGCGAAGAAGGTCATCGGCCGTTTCTCCACTTTCCTCGAGCACGTGAAGCCCTCGTCCACCGGCGAGCGTGTCACCCGTTTCAACGGCCTCTTCCACTGGGCGGTGCCGAAGGGCCGCGAGATCGAGGCCGGGGCCGAGGTGGGCCGCCACTTCTGCATGACCCACTGCTACTGGCGCGAGGGTGGCCCGCAGTTCGGCGACGTGAACATCATGGGCGTGGTGCACGGCACCGAGAAGCCGCGCGTGATGGAGCACAAGGCCGCGATCGACCGCCACTTGGAGTCCATCGGCATCCCCGTCTCCTACACGAATGTCTTCTGGGGCGGCCGCTCGGAGATCAAGCCGTCCGAAATCTCGCCGGTGGTCTACAAGGAGTGGCACCGGAAGCACGCCGCAGGAGCCTGA
- a CDS encoding response regulator transcription factor yields the protein MQKILIVEDERDIADLVGFNLERAGFEVMKAHDGITGADMAINQRPDLVILDLMLPGKDGYGVFKELRRDSRSRDIPVIMLTARAQTEDRIQGLEAGADDYLTKPFSPKELMLRVQAVLKRSDGPPGAVEVSYGPFRFDKNSLKFYLDGQPVELTSTEFKLLLFLTERAGRAQDRNDLLRTVWGYSDEVHSRTLDTHMKRLRQKLGDHAAMVETVRGIGYCVSSL from the coding sequence ATGCAGAAAATCCTGATCGTCGAGGATGAACGCGACATCGCGGACTTGGTGGGCTTCAACCTGGAGCGCGCCGGATTCGAGGTAATGAAGGCACATGACGGCATCACCGGTGCCGACATGGCCATCAACCAGCGTCCCGATCTAGTCATCCTCGACCTGATGCTTCCAGGCAAAGATGGTTACGGAGTCTTCAAAGAACTCCGCCGGGATTCGCGCAGCCGGGACATCCCGGTGATCATGCTGACCGCCCGGGCGCAGACGGAGGACCGGATCCAAGGCCTCGAAGCCGGAGCGGACGATTACCTGACCAAACCTTTCTCCCCGAAGGAGCTGATGCTCCGGGTGCAGGCCGTGCTGAAGCGCAGCGATGGCCCGCCGGGGGCGGTGGAAGTGAGCTACGGGCCCTTCCGCTTTGACAAGAATTCGCTCAAGTTCTACCTCGACGGCCAGCCGGTCGAGCTGACCTCCACGGAGTTCAAGCTGCTGCTCTTCCTCACCGAGCGTGCGGGCCGGGCACAGGACCGGAACGATCTGCTCCGCACGGTGTGGGGATACAGCGATGAGGTGCACAGCCGCACCCTCGACACCCACATGAAGCGTCTCCGTCAGAAATTGGGCGATCATGCAGCGATGGTTGAAACCGTGCGTGGCATCGGGTACTGCGTGTCGTCCCTCTGA
- a CDS encoding sensor histidine kinase: MTDPLVIAPILAALCAFVALGVTWLRLRRARQDFSEEVSSWKMKLDLDLRNARKERDQLLDALGDAFMLVDADARVLFANKAARTLFRGRDLTGRTVHEAFLDQRLAAALMRCLETGEATVTRAVLGQQSSPLGDQERRGMNAWVIDAARLSDSPAEDPTTRVVIRDVTSEYQTEQIRKDFVANASHELRTPLAIINGYLENLIDDDLVDDKELTRRFLKVMRKHTERISRIVEDMLVISRLESGEAAALKVKPFRLRSCVSDVLERLESVIHNQQATIKIDMPDVDITLAGDRFYWTQVLFNLVENALKQNPRKGLTVTVGCSRDETMTRIWVSDDGVGIPSADLPHIFRRFYRVEKHHSQEEIKGTGLGLSIVKRAIEAHGGTIRVTSIPGQDTRFTMEVPREAEARLQAEAEANALPELSGAGE; this comes from the coding sequence ATGACCGACCCGCTTGTCATTGCCCCGATCCTCGCGGCGCTGTGTGCCTTCGTGGCGCTCGGCGTCACATGGCTGCGGCTGCGGCGCGCGCGGCAGGACTTTTCCGAGGAAGTTTCATCATGGAAGATGAAGCTGGATCTCGACCTGCGGAACGCCCGGAAAGAACGCGACCAGCTGCTGGATGCGCTGGGCGATGCCTTCATGCTGGTGGATGCGGATGCCCGCGTGCTCTTCGCGAACAAGGCGGCGCGCACCCTCTTCCGGGGGCGCGACCTGACCGGACGCACGGTGCACGAGGCCTTCCTCGACCAGCGCTTGGCAGCCGCGCTGATGCGCTGCCTGGAAACCGGCGAGGCCACCGTGACCCGCGCGGTGCTCGGCCAACAGTCCTCCCCCCTCGGCGATCAAGAGCGCCGCGGTATGAACGCCTGGGTGATCGATGCCGCAAGGCTCTCCGACAGCCCGGCGGAAGACCCCACCACCCGAGTCGTGATCCGTGACGTGACCAGCGAATATCAGACCGAGCAGATCCGGAAGGACTTCGTGGCGAATGCCTCCCACGAACTGCGCACCCCGCTCGCCATCATCAATGGCTATCTGGAGAACCTCATCGATGACGACCTCGTCGATGACAAGGAGCTGACGCGCCGCTTCCTGAAGGTGATGCGCAAGCATACCGAGCGCATCTCGCGGATCGTGGAGGACATGCTGGTGATCTCGCGATTGGAATCCGGCGAGGCGGCGGCGTTGAAGGTGAAACCTTTCCGTCTGCGCTCCTGCGTGAGCGACGTGCTGGAGCGGCTGGAGTCCGTGATCCACAACCAGCAGGCGACGATCAAAATCGACATGCCGGATGTGGACATCACGCTGGCCGGCGACCGCTTCTACTGGACGCAGGTGCTCTTCAATCTGGTGGAGAACGCGCTGAAGCAGAACCCGCGCAAGGGCCTGACCGTGACGGTCGGGTGTAGCCGCGATGAAACGATGACGCGGATCTGGGTGAGCGACGATGGCGTGGGCATCCCCAGCGCCGACCTGCCGCACATCTTCCGCCGCTTCTACCGCGTGGAGAAACACCACTCGCAGGAGGAGATCAAGGGCACCGGTCTGGGACTTTCGATCGTGAAGCGGGCCATCGAAGCCCATGGCGGCACCATCCGCGTGACTTCGATCCCCGGCCAGGACACGCGCTTCACCATGGAGGTACCGCGTGAAGCGGAGGCGCGCCTGCAAGCCGAGGCGGAGGCGAATGCCCTTCCGGAGTTGAGCGGTGCGGGTGAGTGA
- a CDS encoding LysR substrate-binding domain-containing protein, whose product MDYSLREIECFIAVAEELSFTRAAKRLHLAQPPLSRHVRTLEEKLGAELFTREPRGVSMTAAGSLFYDEVRNIPRRIVRAGDAARRCAQGEVTRLRIGFVSAVMNEALVSTLRRFREEHPGVQIMLHDVSPQEQLRAIADGRLDGGFVGLEPPDRPAGIRFVNWHRESLMLYVPAGHELAGRKTVSLKALADESFIAVSSESAPAFASHVRELCRNAGFRPRIILESPRAQAVALMVAAGSGIAILPAAIAGLMGEAVSVIGLSGSPKITHVFACQKGKGTAASEAMMKLL is encoded by the coding sequence ATGGATTATTCGCTGCGTGAGATCGAATGCTTCATCGCTGTGGCGGAGGAGCTGTCCTTCACCCGGGCCGCGAAGCGCCTGCACCTCGCGCAGCCGCCGCTGTCCCGGCACGTGCGGACCTTGGAGGAAAAGCTCGGCGCGGAACTCTTCACCCGTGAGCCCCGCGGCGTCTCGATGACTGCGGCGGGCAGCCTCTTCTACGATGAGGTCCGCAACATCCCGCGGCGGATCGTGCGCGCCGGGGATGCGGCACGCCGCTGCGCGCAGGGGGAAGTCACCCGCCTTCGGATCGGCTTCGTGAGCGCGGTGATGAATGAGGCACTGGTCAGCACGCTACGGCGCTTCCGCGAGGAGCACCCGGGCGTGCAGATCATGCTGCACGATGTCTCCCCGCAGGAGCAGCTCCGGGCGATCGCGGACGGGCGGCTCGATGGCGGCTTCGTCGGTCTGGAGCCTCCCGACCGGCCCGCGGGCATCCGCTTCGTGAACTGGCACCGCGAGTCGCTCATGCTCTACGTCCCGGCCGGTCACGAGCTCGCCGGGCGGAAAACGGTTTCGCTCAAGGCACTGGCGGATGAATCCTTCATCGCCGTCTCCAGCGAATCGGCACCGGCCTTCGCCAGTCATGTGCGGGAGCTATGCCGCAACGCGGGCTTTCGTCCCCGCATCATCCTGGAGTCACCACGCGCGCAGGCTGTCGCGCTGATGGTTGCGGCGGGGTCGGGTATCGCGATCTTGCCCGCCGCCATCGCGGGATTGATGGGGGAGGCGGTCAGCGTGATCGGCTTGAGCGGATCACCGAAGATCACGCACGTCTTCGCCTGCCAGAAGGGCAAGGGGACTGCGGCTTCGGAGGCGATGATGAAGCTATTGTAG
- the ilvD gene encoding dihydroxy-acid dehydratase, with translation MAISDTIKKGAIRAPHRSLLRATGAIQSEADWDKPFIAIANSFVQIIPGHAHLDVVGRKVREAVRAAGGVPFEFNCIGVDDGIAMGHGGMKYSLASRELIADSLETMLRAHCFDGVVCIPNCDKIVPGMMMGAARVNIPTVFVSGGPMRSGKNPSTGQSLDLASVFEAVGQLSSQAITEQQLEEIERNACPTCGSCSGMFTANSMNCLCEALGLALPGNGSILATDPARDALFQRAGRTIVRLVRDDVRPSDILTREAFENALALDMAMGGSSNTILHTIAVAHEAGIDLKMEDFNTISAQVPHLCKVAPSGKYYMEDVDRAGGISAILKTLATKPGILHEDALTVSGLTLGETISTAEVKDADVIRPIDKAYSAQGGLAVLFGNLAPDGCVVKSAGVSPAMMQFTGTAVIFESQEEANTGILTGRVKPGDVVVIRYEGPKGGPGMQEMLAPTAAIAGRGLGDSVALVTDGRFSGATRGGAIGHVSPEAAAGGPIALVEAGDRIEIDIPARSLNLLVSDQELAARRSRWTPPAPKTRSGYLARYAAMVTSADTGAILQVPV, from the coding sequence ATGGCCATCAGCGACACCATCAAGAAAGGCGCGATCCGAGCACCGCACCGCAGCCTGCTGCGCGCCACGGGCGCGATCCAGTCCGAGGCGGATTGGGACAAGCCCTTCATCGCAATCGCGAATTCCTTCGTACAGATCATTCCCGGCCACGCGCATCTGGACGTGGTGGGGCGCAAGGTGCGGGAGGCCGTGCGTGCGGCAGGCGGCGTGCCCTTCGAGTTCAACTGCATCGGCGTGGATGACGGCATCGCGATGGGCCACGGCGGCATGAAATACTCCCTGGCCTCGCGCGAACTGATCGCCGACAGCCTGGAGACGATGCTGCGGGCCCACTGCTTCGACGGCGTGGTGTGCATTCCGAACTGCGACAAGATCGTGCCCGGCATGATGATGGGCGCAGCGCGGGTGAATATCCCCACGGTCTTCGTGTCCGGCGGCCCAATGCGCTCCGGGAAAAATCCGAGCACCGGCCAATCGCTCGACCTTGCCTCCGTGTTCGAAGCGGTGGGGCAACTCTCTTCTCAGGCGATCACCGAGCAGCAGCTTGAAGAGATCGAGCGCAATGCCTGCCCGACCTGCGGGTCCTGCTCGGGCATGTTCACCGCGAACTCGATGAACTGCCTCTGCGAGGCGCTGGGTCTGGCCCTCCCCGGCAATGGCTCGATCCTAGCCACCGATCCCGCCCGCGACGCGCTCTTCCAACGCGCGGGACGAACCATCGTGAGATTGGTGCGCGATGATGTGCGTCCCTCCGACATCCTCACCCGAGAGGCCTTCGAGAACGCGCTGGCGCTGGATATGGCGATGGGCGGTTCCTCGAACACCATCCTGCATACCATCGCCGTGGCGCACGAGGCGGGCATCGACCTGAAGATGGAGGACTTCAACACCATCTCCGCGCAGGTGCCGCATCTGTGCAAGGTGGCACCCTCCGGCAAATACTACATGGAGGACGTGGACCGCGCGGGCGGCATCTCCGCGATCCTGAAGACGCTGGCGACCAAGCCCGGCATCCTGCATGAGGACGCACTGACCGTGAGCGGCCTGACGCTGGGCGAGACGATCTCCACCGCCGAGGTGAAGGATGCGGACGTGATCCGCCCGATCGACAAGGCCTACTCCGCGCAAGGCGGGCTGGCCGTGCTCTTCGGGAATCTCGCGCCGGACGGCTGCGTGGTGAAGAGTGCGGGGGTGAGCCCGGCGATGATGCAGTTCACCGGCACCGCGGTGATCTTCGAATCGCAGGAGGAGGCGAACACGGGCATCCTGACCGGCAGGGTGAAGCCGGGCGACGTGGTGGTGATCCGCTATGAGGGACCGAAGGGCGGGCCCGGCATGCAGGAGATGCTCGCGCCCACCGCTGCGATCGCGGGGCGCGGTCTAGGAGACTCGGTGGCGCTCGTCACGGATGGCCGCTTCTCCGGGGCCACACGTGGCGGGGCGATCGGTCACGTGTCTCCGGAAGCTGCGGCAGGCGGACCGATCGCGCTCGTGGAAGCGGGTGACCGGATCGAGATCGATATCCCGGCACGAAGCCTGAACCTGCTGGTGAGCGATCAGGAACTGGCAGCACGCAGAAGCCGCTGGACCCCTCCCGCCCCGAAGACCCGCAGCGGGTACTTGGCCCGCTACGCGGCGATGGTGACCAGCGCGGATACCGGCGCGATCCTGCAGGTGCCGGTGTGA